The genomic interval TCGACAGGTATGCACAGGTGGCGGGTATCGTGCGGCTCGATTCAGCCGTGTGCCGTGCAGTTTTCGCGGCTCTTTTTAACCGAGGCCTCCGACGACCCCTGATCGTTAGGCTGCACATCATTGTttacagtaattattatatatagaatTAATTGTCTTTCTTCACCGACTTCGATGACGTttcacactaggtttacggagcgctaaaagtcactattttacgttactttataaaaataaaattttcattcgtatcttttttttttaataatatatacccgaagaaatcaatttgttaaataattccgcatggatgcatctttacgatCTCGATATTCgtcaattataaatattaactgtcattttgacgggtcgcgtgaatctagtgttaagtatagtgtttactctgtatatgtcgcaaatgcttagcagataagagtcccagaactatccccagtgTTGTGggttataccccgcgaggggccatgaaccgaggcctccagctttccttttctacgttcggcgtgattcaaagaatagtatctcctgaccgatatatgtccaaattacctaggcgataaaagtcccagaactatccccactgccgcgaggtataccccgcgaggggccatgaaccgaggcctctagctgtccttttctacgttcggcgaagaatagtatctccttgtcgatatatgtccctgactagacccgtgttttggacatatatcgtgtaaacACTCTATGCTGTGGAGTGTGGTGGTCACggttttgaacaactttttcctgaaGCATATTTTGCGccttttgaaaatattcgaatgctcaatatttcgaaatagaaattagaaattaaaaatagtccGGATACTGTTCAGCGTGGCGTTGTCGTTTCATGGTTAAAAAAGGGCTTTTTTCTCCATAGTTCTCGAACCAAAAAATCGCAGAAAACAAACGCCTACAATTGTCCTGAGATTGTCATTCGTTTAGGTTTTCATTAGGACATCGGGAATAAACGAACAATTCTGATCAGTAACGGAgggtttttatttttcttcgttgATATTCAAAAAGTTTTATAATAAAAGTCCATTTacaataaaagtcccagaaccccTTGAGGggacaagaagctcgagagactttTGCTGGCTGAATTAttagaatagtatctcctagccggtATATGTCGGTGGGTAGATCcgtcttttggacatatatcgagtaaacgctgtattcGTGTGTCCTTGAATTTTCTTTTCGGGACGAATTCGATCGATAGGGAAGAGCTAGTGCGTCGCAGCGGTGAAGACTATCTTGGGGCTCGATTTAGGTGGCATTCTTAGTATCACCACTGCCTTTGATGATCCCAGAGTTAATGGAGTGTCGCAAAACACGACGGTGTTGTTCTTCTTATTCACAGCAGTGAAATAATGAATGGTTCCTGGAAGGAAAAACAGATTTATACAATTTTCTGATCGATTACGGACGCGTGACAGTAAAGTAagctaaatacagtgaattctcgatatatgtcaacaacgcgggtcttgccagcgtcttgtatcgtccaggagacatgccgtgttatttttacacaccgcggcgtccgaggtctctctgGATTCGTGGCTCCTCAgtgggataattccgcgacgtttatcatataagccttggcgacatatatggagagatcactgtactattctttgatccacgcgaccttacactcctcgaagAGTGTAGAACCAAGGTCTCCCGAGCTTCTGGGctcccctcgcggggtatatcccgcggtagtggggataattccgcgacgtttatcatcgaggacttggcgacatatatagagaaattgcTGTACAACGCAATACGACAGGACATAAATGTTGACACTTTCTAAGAGAAACTTTACCATTAGGAACGGTCACGCCCAATTCGAGAGAAAAAATCTTGTTCTGGCCATTCTCAAACTCGAATTCCTCGCTGTGGACCGTCTCGCCTTCCAAATGCTCGCCGACCTCCAAATCTCCGATGAACCGAGTTTTCGCGCGAACGCCATCGAACTGTCACACACACATTAATCTTCGTTAACGATCCAAAAAATTATAAGCTGAATCTTGAAAGATTGCTCACCAAGTCAGTTGTCGGACTCGCCTGATTGGTCAACTGCAAGTTTATGGTCCTGCGCTGTTCAGCATCGCTGGCAAAAGCGGCCTGAAAGATAGCCAGAACCACGAAGACGGTGCAAATGGAACGACCCATTTCGTATGACCGATTTGATTGTCACTATGACGCGGATAACATGCACGTCCCTTTTATAGTCGAGACTCCGTAAAAGTGAATTTGTCTTATCAGCGTATCATGTATTTAAATGCTTTATGCTTTCCCACTCGAAACAGCCTGATACAGTATCACAAGATATCTAATTTGATTTTGAGATTTAATTAATCCATTAGTTACTCCAAACGACTTCTTAATGCTCCTATATCTCGTGTACAGAATCTATATCGAACACATTGATCAGACATTTCCGTTATTAATTACATTATTCCGTGACAGTTTATTTGTtcgtatttattatttgttcttGTTTACTATATGTtcggataatttatttattgtgttATTATGCTGTTAAGTACGAGGTAGCGTTTCTTTATTGTTTCTAAGCATTATTAAGCCATTTGTGCTACCCCCAGCCACTTATCCGATGTCGATTAAATTCGAGTCGGTGTTCTGATTTATTATTTGTtcggataatttatttattgtattattatGCTGTTAAGTACGAAGTAGCGTTTCCTTGCTGTTTGTAAGCATTATTAAACCATTTGTGCTACCCCCAGCCACTTATCCGATGTCGATTAAATTCGAGTCGATGTTCTGATTTATTATTTGTTaggataatttatttattgtgttATTATGCTGTTAAGTACGAGGTAGCGTTTCTTTATTGTTTCTAAGTATTATCAAGCCATTTGTGCTACTCCCAGCCACTTATCCGATGTCGATTAAATTCGAGTCGATGTTCTGATTTATTATTTGTtcggataatttatttattgtcttATTATGCTGTTAAGTACGAGGTAGCGTTTCCTTGTTGTTTCTAAGCATTATTAAGCTTCCGCCCGGACTAATGAGCCCTCAATTAATGTCTCCGTCGTACTACTTTGTTCGACGTTTAAAAGAAGGTTCAGTGGAGCGTAGAAACAAAAGAGGAGACCCTAATCAGCCTTTTGATAACAACGTCGCTTGCTCCTCTATCGACGAAGAATGCGCGCCATGAGAATGTCCTACAGTCTAGCAAAATCATTATCAGAGCAATTAGCATACTTTGAAAAATAATTGTGGACTGACGTTACTCGACGTGTTGTCGGTGACTTGCAAACAATGTCAAAGTCCGAGGCAAGTGATCTGTTCGCAAATTTATTGTCACAAAAGTTAGCGGACGCCTTGTTAACTTAATTTATTTATACTCGAGAAACAGCAGAGTTTGCACAAAAAGAAAATGTCTGAAGGATTCGACGAGAATTCTTGCGCAACTGATTTTGAAATATTCAACCTTTCGTTGTAACGTGCACTTTACTCGTCTGCTCGCGCTCGCTTGTTTCCGACGTATTTATTATGTAACTGAATTTCCAGGCTACTTTTCAAGTGATATCTCACTGTACCGATTAATAATAACACGCGGTGCAAGATGACACGCGCGATAACCGCAAGTCGAGTGAAAACAATCACGTATACGTTGAAAACAATGCACACTCGCTGATAAAACGTACACAATTTCATGAGGTACCctaaaaatgttatttaataTGATCACTGTGCAAAAGTAAATTCAGAGCtacacaggctcacgaaagtattcgaacgagCTTTAAcgcagtataactttttttaaattggtccAAACGACCTGaatttttttgagcaattagaacgattggtttaccgaatgacgtgcaaaaacaagttcgaagaaattacaatcggtaagaattacatgagaaaataagaatGGCACTTTTTACTTGAGCCTGtacttttttattgtataacttttttgtttcaggctgtaacgaaaatttaaaatatacgttttgtagatctatgttaccTATACACACACgggaaatttcatcgaaatcggttgacgcagataaaaacggcacACATCGAGAGATGTTAGAATCGacaaaaactacgattttcaccacttttaattttttgtagctcgtgtgtatgttaatcgatttcgatgaaatgttcAGCATGCGTATAACTAACGTAGATCTACAagacgcatattttaaatttccattacaggctcaaataaaaaagttatatAACGAAAAGTATAGTCTCaagtaaaaagtgccatttttattttctcatgtaattcttaccagttgcaattttttcaacatctTTTTCGCACATCTTTTGGAAAACCAGTTcctctaattgctcaaaaaaagtcaggtcgtttgatccaatttacaaaaagttatactgttttaaaggccgttcgaatactttcgttcGAACGGTGCTGTTATCAATTTTCCTGTTATCAAAACGCTCGCGAGCCACGGAAAAGAGTTCGAATGATCGAGGtgttcgaagaaaaaaaaaaaaaaaaagaaagaaatccaACGTGTCCAATATCCGCGGAACTGGCCTAAACGTTCGCAACTGTTGACCGCGTGCCGCGCGAGCAGCCCGCGTGGCCGGCGTTTCTATCAAACGGTAGTATTAATAGCGTTTCTCAGCGGTTCATCCAGGAACGATTAAGCGGCGCTTAATCAAAACTGACGTAACATCGGTTGAACGGTCGGCAAAACGACGGCCGAGAAGATCAACCCAGCCACCGTCAAGATTTATCGTTGGCGCGAGAACCCGAATTCTAGTGGAAGCTAGCACACCTTCTCCGGAACATCTTAATTGCGCTTGCCCGCGAGCCGTTGTCcccattaaccctttcgctgtCACGCGAATTTTTGAACTTGCACCAGTGGGCCGCAATACaaatttcatattaaaaattcTATAATAGCAAAGAACTGCGAAAtccagtgatttctcgatatatgtcgccaagacctcgacgataaacgtcgcggaattatccccaatatttcagggtataccccgtgagggctcccagaagctcgagaggcctcggacgccgaggagtataaacataacacgactcatgtatgtctcctggagaattcactgtatatgtctcaaatgcctagtcgataaaagtcccacaactatccccactgccgcagggtatacTTCGTGAGGTGCcacgaaccgaggcctctagttGTCCTCTtctatctcctggccgatatatgtcgctatctagacccgtgttgttgacgtatatcgagaatccacttgTATATTAAAATAACGGTACAATCTTGCCGATGGCACCTCTGCAACCTCTTCCGTTTTATATCAAACGTATTCGATTTTCCGTTGGATTATTTTTGTGACGCTGACAAAAGATTGTTTAATTTTCGCTAATTAGTGGAAACGCTGTTGCATCGAGGAGGAGCATTGTTCAGTCGAACAATCGATCCGCAGAGATAGGATCTCGCGTGTTCGCGTTCGTGTGCTGTTAAACGGGGATTGATAAGTGATTCGCGGGCGAGCCCGATGCTAAGATGGCGCCTACGACCCGAGGGCTTATTGCTATTAGCTGATGAGCGTGAGCACGCTAAACGAATACCGCATTCATAACGC from Halictus rubicundus isolate RS-2024b chromosome 14, iyHalRubi1_principal, whole genome shotgun sequence carries:
- the LOC143360880 gene encoding uncharacterized protein LOC143360880 — its product is MGRSICTVFVVLAIFQAAFASDAEQRRTINLQLTNQASPTTDLFDGVRAKTRFIGDLEVGEHLEGETVHSEEFEFENGQNKIFSLELGVTVPNGTIHYFTAVNKKNNTVVFCDTPLTLGSSKAVVILRMPPKSSPKIVFTAATH